The following coding sequences are from one Pseudomonas mendocina window:
- a CDS encoding sigma-54-dependent Fis family transcriptional regulator, with protein sequence MSIHAPGVCPSDLTAFVADHFPERCIHPDEQIARSWYRSVMQHRLDPYGHGEKHVLTADELREHQRAHQDYLNIAGQGVTGLARRVVPAGFAVLLSDEHGVTLDTRLPLQYDTYTQAGLIVGACWDESTVGTNGIGTALASRQAMTIHHQEHFLISNFRLSCSVSPIYDAQNVLRGCLNATCLNSEGPKQTQYLTLQLVIMYARMIENASFRQRYRDRMTLSVKSHDDISDLANEQLLALDEQGRIIGANHAAFVSYQQEHQIDLLGSRIDQLLPAGVDELLSLSNGGARSLNLRTLANEALVGVSLRVPATPSMRIRSSTATAGEHPDLQRLGGQDTRLLEGVRRLRKVLDKDIPILITGETGTGKEAFARAIHQASARARGPFVALNCAAIPESLIESELFGYRGGSFTGANKKGMKGKLEQANGGTLFLDEIGDMPAHLQTRLLRVLAEREISPLGAENPVPLDVQVISATHQNLAQMIGNKTFREDLFYRLNGMPLALPALRERSDRNALVDSLLRSHGQFRLTDEARQRLLNHPWPGNIRQLSSCLRYAAALAEDGCIDVDCLPAELQALSQSGEESVRAPESRLADRLENDEERHLRAALREHRWNISAVAETFGVARSTLYRKMKKHGIVQPNALF encoded by the coding sequence CCCTAGTGATCTCACTGCCTTCGTGGCCGATCATTTTCCGGAGCGCTGCATCCATCCCGACGAGCAGATCGCCCGCTCCTGGTACCGCAGCGTGATGCAACATCGCCTCGATCCGTATGGCCACGGCGAGAAACACGTACTGACCGCGGACGAGCTACGCGAACACCAGCGCGCACATCAGGACTATCTGAACATCGCTGGCCAGGGCGTCACCGGGCTCGCCAGGCGCGTGGTTCCGGCCGGGTTCGCGGTACTGCTCAGCGATGAGCACGGCGTCACCCTCGACACTCGCCTGCCATTGCAGTACGACACCTACACCCAGGCCGGGCTCATCGTTGGCGCCTGCTGGGACGAATCCACGGTGGGCACCAATGGCATCGGCACCGCACTGGCCTCGCGCCAGGCGATGACCATCCATCATCAGGAACACTTCCTGATCTCCAACTTTCGCCTGAGCTGCTCGGTCTCGCCCATTTACGATGCGCAGAACGTGCTGCGCGGCTGCCTCAACGCCACCTGCCTGAACAGCGAGGGGCCCAAGCAAACGCAGTATCTCACCCTGCAACTGGTGATCATGTATGCGCGGATGATCGAGAACGCCAGCTTCCGCCAACGCTATCGCGACCGCATGACCCTCTCGGTGAAATCTCACGACGACATCAGCGACCTGGCCAACGAGCAATTGCTGGCACTCGACGAACAGGGGCGGATCATCGGCGCCAACCACGCGGCCTTCGTCAGCTACCAGCAAGAGCACCAGATCGACCTGCTCGGCAGTCGTATCGACCAGTTGCTGCCGGCGGGCGTCGATGAATTGCTGAGCCTGAGCAACGGTGGCGCCCGCAGTCTGAACCTGCGCACGCTGGCGAACGAAGCGCTGGTCGGTGTCAGCCTGCGCGTGCCGGCAACACCGTCCATGCGTATCCGCTCGAGCACAGCCACAGCGGGCGAACACCCGGATCTGCAGCGCCTTGGCGGCCAGGATACGCGTCTTCTGGAGGGTGTACGCCGCCTGCGCAAAGTGCTGGACAAGGACATCCCGATCCTCATCACCGGCGAAACCGGCACCGGCAAGGAAGCCTTCGCCCGTGCCATTCACCAGGCCAGCGCCCGCGCCCGCGGCCCATTCGTCGCACTGAACTGCGCGGCGATTCCGGAAAGCCTGATCGAAAGTGAACTGTTCGGTTACCGCGGCGGCAGCTTCACCGGCGCCAACAAGAAAGGCATGAAAGGCAAACTGGAACAGGCCAATGGCGGCACGCTGTTTCTTGACGAGATCGGTGACATGCCGGCCCATTTGCAGACACGCCTGCTGCGCGTGCTGGCCGAGCGCGAAATCTCTCCACTGGGTGCCGAGAACCCTGTGCCGCTGGACGTGCAGGTGATCTCCGCCACCCACCAGAACCTGGCGCAAATGATCGGCAACAAGACATTCCGCGAAGATCTGTTCTATCGCCTCAACGGCATGCCGCTGGCCCTGCCAGCGCTGCGTGAGCGCAGTGACCGCAATGCCCTGGTCGACAGCCTGCTGCGCAGCCATGGTCAGTTCCGCCTGACCGATGAGGCGCGCCAGCGCCTGCTCAATCACCCATGGCCCGGCAATATCCGCCAACTGTCCAGCTGCCTGCGTTATGCCGCGGCGCTGGCCGAGGATGGTTGCATCGACGTGGACTGCCTGCCAGCCGAACTACAAGCGTTGAGCCAGTCTGGCGAGGAATCGGTACGTGCGCCCGAAAGCCGTCTTGCTGATCGGCTGGAAAATGACGAAGAACGCCATCTGCGCGCGGCGCTACGCGAACATCGCTGGAACATCAGCGCCGTGGCCGAAACCTTCGGCGTGGCCCGCTCGACCCTCTACCGCAAGATGAAGAAGCACGGCATCGTGCAGCCCAACGCGTTGTTCTGA